From the Sphingomonas sabuli genome, the window ATGACGGTCGTGCACATCGACACCATCCACGGCGATCACCTCGTGCGAGCCGGGCGCCAGCATTCGGTAACCGCGTCCTCACTGGCCGATCCCGTCGTCCTGGCCGCCGCCAATGATGCGCAATCGATCCGGCTCGGGTGGCTTGAAGGAAAGCCGATCTATATCGCCAGGGGCGAATCTGGAGAGATCGCCCTTGATGCTAGAAACGGCGCTAGAATCCCACCGCCGGATGAGGCGGCGATCCGCAAACTGGCCACCTCAAACTACACCGGCCGCGATCCGATCGCCTCGGCCGACCTGATCACCGATATCCCCGGCGAGATTCGCGGTCGCACGCCGCCCCTGTGGCGTGTCGAGTTCAACCACTGGAACAAGCCAACCTTTTACCTTTCGCCCGTGTCCGGCGAATTGCTGTCCAGGCGGCACGAGCTCTGGCGCATCTTCGACTTCCTCTGGATGCTGCACATCATGGACTATGACGAGCGCGAGAACGTCAACAACACGCTCCTGCGTATATTCACCTGGGGTGCGGTGCTGATGGCCCTCTCCGGCGCCTGGCTCCTGCTCTACGCCTTCCCCAAGAAGAAAAAGAAGGCCGCGCCCCGATGATCATCAAGTCGATCTGGCTTCGCAAAATTCATAAGTGGGTTGGTCTGGTGATCGGCCTCCAATTTCTAATCTGGGCGATCAGCGGCGCGGCCATGGCTCTGATCAGCATGGACGAGGTCGCGGGCGGTGACATGGCTGAGCCCGCCCAACCGCCCCCGATTCCGGGCGCTTCTGGTTGGGCGCAGGTCCAACGTCAGTTGGGCGACGAGCCGATCACCGCTGTCGCTATTCGAGCTCTGCCCGATCGCCAACTCATTCAGGCGACGACAGATCGCGGGATCAAGCTTTTCGATGCTGGAAGCGGCGAACCGGTCAGTATTGACCGCTCATCCGCCGCGGCGATTGCCAAGGCCATGCATCCCGAGGGATCGACGCCCTTGCGAGTGATGCCGTTGTCCAAATTGACGCTCGCGGTCCGCGAGCATGAACTGCCCATCTGGCGGGTCGACTTCGCCGACCAGAAAAACAGCAGCTATTATGTCTCGGGAACGACTGGCGAGCTGCTCGAACGCCGCAACGAAAGCTGGCGCCTCTGGGACTTCTTCTGGATGCTCCACAACATGGACTATGCGCAGAGGACCAGTTTCAACCATCCGCTAATCATCATGGTCGGCTTCGCCATGGCGTGGCTCGCGGCCACCGGCTTCTGGCTGCTCTTTCGCACCATGTGGCGCCACGATTTTGCACAATTTCGTCGCGCAACGAGTTTCGGTCGACGAGAGGCAGCAAAATTGGGCGATTGATGCCATCGCAAGTCGTCAACGTTTCAACCAAAAATGTGTGCTCGAATTTGTGCTGTTGCTCAATGTGTGACCAAGTGGTGTGTTGGAGCGTTTTCAGCGCTCGGATGCAGCTAAGTAACTGTTTTTGTTGATATAAACGCGAACTCTTAATCAGCGGGTCCTAGGTTCGAGCCCTAGTGCGTCCACCATTCCTTCCTTTTAACCGCCTGCTAACCATTCCGGCGCATCCTTTCTCCGTCCCATGGGTTGGAGCCCGACGATGCGCGTACGAATGATCCTTGGTGTAGCGGCCATGATCGGCCTTCCGCTCGCAGCGCATGCTGCAGAGCCCGCCAACGCGCCCTCCCCTCGGACCGAGCAAGCGACGCAGAAGCCGGCGGTGCAACTGGCGTCGCAGGATGCGAAAGTCGACATGGGCAAGGCCACGGAGAGCGATGCGGATACCACCGCGCCGAAGCGCCGGGCTCGAGTGACGACTTGCCGCTGCGGCGATCAGGCACCGAGCGCCAACTAGCGCGCCTTGCTCCTGACCAGGGGCGCTTCCCCGTCCCCGACGATCGCGAACGCCGCCCAGTAGAACGGGTGCGACGTATCGGCGTCGTCCATCAGCTTAGCCTGTGACAGGCGCATGGCGGTCACCGTCGGCGTCCCCGGCGACGCGGCGAACAATCCGGCGACCAGCCTTTCCGTCGCGCTGAAATCGTCCGGGACCGGCCAGTGGCTGGCGACGACCAGCCGCCCGCCCGCGCCAACGAAGGCGCGGACAAGCCCGTCGAGAGCCACGTCGCCTCCGGTCGCCAGACCCGCGCTTTGCGTCGCCACCGCGGTTGCCGTGCCGGCCGTGTCGCAGGCGGACAGGATGACGACATCGGCGTCCAGATCGAGGTCGAAAATCTCACGAAACGTGAGCAGTCCGTCCGATCCCTTCGGCCCGAAACTGGTCAGCAGCGCCGGCTGGGTCGGACATTGCGGCCGCGGCGCCGTGACCACCCCGTGCGTCGCGAAATGTATGATGCGATAGTCCTTGAGATCGTCGCGCGCCTCGATCGCCGTGTCGGTAAAGGCGTCGCCGGTAACAACGTCAACGCCCCGGCTCCCTTCCCGCGCCAGAATATCGCCGGCGATCTTCAACTCCCGCGCGCTGATCGGCCGTTGCCATGAGGCCAGCGGAAGCATGCAGTTCACGTCAATCGCATCCTGGGGGCCTGCGGCTCGTCCCGCCGGCACGCTGTTGTGACCAAGGCCAAGATACGCCTTGTCACCCGCCGATGGAGGCGCATTGCGAAGACTGACGAACGAACGCGGCGAAACGGCCGTGCTGACGTCGCGGTCGCGGCCAAGCCAGGCGAGGCCGGTGAAATCGAAATCGCTGTCGGGGTTGGCAGCGACGCGCGCAGCATAACGGTCGACCGACGACCGATCGGTAATCAAAGCGTTCGCGGGCATCCGCAGCATGGCGCCGTCGGGTTCGAAGATGAGATGCTTCGTGCGGGCGATTTCGGCCGCGAAGGGCGCGAACAGGTCCCCGTATAATTTGTGCGCCATGGGGATGTCGTAGGCGTAGGTCACCTGCTGCCCCCGCTCCACCGTCACGATGCTTTCGCGGAGCGTCTTCACCTGCGCCTCAAGCTCGCCCGCGGTGACCGGCAGCTTGACGACACCAGCCGACGTGGGCGTGGCGAGGAAGGCGTAAATGCCTTCGTCGACCACAGTCATCCGGTAGTAGGCTTCGCCCGGGCGAAGAGCCTTTTGCAGTTCGTCGAGCGTGATGATGTCGCTCGTCACGGCGCGGTATCGCGGATAGTCGGCTAGCGATGATTGGGTCGCCAGCGCTGCCTTGCGCGCGGTGTCGAGATCGACGCGAAGCGCGGCCGTTCGCGCCGCTTCCGTCGCCGTCGGCGTGGCCAGCGCCTCCATCCGGGTCAGCGAGATACGCGTCCGTTCGACCTGGCGGGTCAGCGATACCGCCTGGCGGAACAGGCGCGACGCCTCGCCAGTCCCGCCGTTGAGTTCGCGCGCCAGGATCGCCTGTGTCTGCGCGAGGCCCGGGCGCATCATCAATTGCGTCGCCGCGAAAATCTCCGCGCCTTCGGCCGGCGTCGCCCCGTCCTTCAGCAGAATGTCGACATAGGGCCGCAACACGCGCGCAAACGACGGCGGCAAGGTGCTGGCATCGCCATGCGACTTCACGATCTCGCGGAATACCGTTTCGGCCTCTGTGACGTTGCCGGACCTGGCGAGATGCCCGGCAAAGCGGGCCCGGGCGTTGAGCAGCGCCGCCGACCCCGGATAGTTGGTTTCGAGGATGATCACCGCCTGGCGGAACTGGCGGTCGGCTTCGGCGATATTGCCCGTCTGTTCGGCCAGCGCGCCCAGGTCGCCGACGATCTGCGAGCGCATCCAGGCAATCGATGCCACGCGCCCGCCGCGCACCGCGGCAAGCTTTGTGTCGGCTTCGCCAAGCGCGTCGCGGGCCCCGCCGAAATTTCCCTGCAGCCGTAGCGACGTGCCGCGCAACTGCAGGGCCTGGCCGTCGAGGATTTCGCCTTTCTCTTCCGGCGTCAGGTCGTCGGACGCTCCGCCCAGCTGCTGACCGACTCCGGCTTCGGAATTCAGCCGCTGCGACGTGACGCTGTCGATCGACGGACGCGTCTCGTCCTGTTCGGCCGACCGGGCCGCGAAGGCAGGCATCGGCTTGGCGAGCTCGACCAGGGCCGCGTCGGGCTGGGACTGGTTGAGCAGGTGCATGGCGCGATAGTTACGCAGGCGGCGGCCGTCGATCGGGTCGCCGAACACTTGTTCGTCCGCCCGCGCAAACAACGCGTCCGCTTCCTGGAAGCGGCCGAGGTTGGACTTCTGCAACGCTTCGTTGATGAGCGCTTCCGCCCGGCTGATCGGCGCCGTCTCCGCGCTGCCGACCGCGGCGAAGAATTCCGCCGCATCGGCGTAGCTGCCGACATTGTTGCGCCGATAGGCCTCGGAAAGCGCCCGGGTCGGGTCGAGCGTGCCGGCCTGCACCCGCGCAAAGGCCGCGGGATCGCCGGCGCCGGTCATCGCGATCGACACTTCGCCGTCCACCGCGGCGTCGGCGACGAGACTGCGCAGGCCCAGCCGCAGCGCGCTGTCATACCCCGCCAATCCTTCGGCGATGTAGAGCGTGTTTCCGCGGCGAAATTCATAGGTGCGATAGGTCACCGGAACGTCGTTGAGCGTGCAATTGCTGATCGAGACCTCGCCCAGCTGCTCGATAGCGCCGCGTCCGGCGGGCTTGCACGTGGCGGTCCGGGTGCGCAGTCCCGCGAGCCGCGCGGATGCGCCTTCGCTGCGCAGAAGGTACAGCTTGCCGACCGGAAGCGCGGCGTCGCGGCAGGTGATGGCGTAGCCGGCGTCGAACATGCCGACGAGCGCGGGGTCGGTGGCCACCGGCTGGGCCGAACAATAGCTGGATCCCGCTGAGCCGATGCGGAAGCTGTCGCGGACACTGATCGGCGCGGCCCATACTCCGATTGCCCAGGCGAACGACGCCAGCGCGACGGCGGCAACGGCTGGTTTCACCATCCTCATCACCCTCCTCCGCCGGTCATTCGTACGTCCATGGCCACAAGCGCGTGGTCACCGAAATGAGAAGCCGCGGATCGGGCCGCTTCTCGTCGAAGCCGATCCGGGTCAGCGGAACCGCCAGTACCGCGTCCAGCACGAAGCGATCGTAGGTCCCGCGCGCGCCTATGCCCGCCGACGCCAGATGATCGCGCCCCGCGATCAGCGGCGGCCCGACGCTGTCGACCGTGACCCAGTCGTAAAAGACATACCCTTCGATCGCCGCGTCTTTCGCATCCGCGGGCACCGTGCTGCCGTAACGGATTTCCGAGCGGGCACCGAACCCGCGATCCCCCAGCAACGAGCCGGGGTCGTAGCCGCGTCCGACGCTGTAATTGCCCGCGGCGAACTGGTCGAAACTCAGCAGGGGCTTCCAGCTATACTGCGCTTGCGCCGCGATCGCGAACGTCAGCTTCGGCAGGGGCCGGTATTCCCCCTGCAACAACGTGCGGACCACCGTCGCCGTCGACAGCCCGTTAAGCCGGCTTTGCGGCGTACCGCTGGTGCATCCGGCCGCCGGACAGGGCTCGGTCGCGCCGAGCATGTCCACACCCTTGCGCAGGTCTGCCTGAGCGTAGACCCGCCACGGTGGTTCGGACGGGTTGCGGTCGGCGGAAAAATCCGTCCCGCGCGCTTCGATGCCGAGGCGCAGAAAGGCTGTGCGCAACCGGTCGCGCGCGATCCGCTCGCCCACGAAATCGACGTCCTGGTCAGCGATGTCGATGCCGACCGACCCGCGGATCGTGCGGTCGAGCTTGCGGACGATCGGGTAGTCGACCTGCAGCGTGCTCAGCAGTGTTCGTGCCGTCAGGTCGTCCGGCCCTTCGATGGACGGCCGCGCCCGGGCGTAGGTGAACATTCCCCCGGCGCGCATCCCGCGATCGCCCAGCGCGAAGTCGTGGCCGACCTGCATGGTCGTCTGCTCGCTGAAGTCGGCCGTCGAAAAGACCCCGATGGTCGTGCGATCCGCCAGCCCCGTGATGCCGAATGCCTGCGCCCGCGCGAACCCGCCCCAGCGGCCAAGGATCTTCGACCCGCCGTTCTGGATGTTGATGTCCGAATAGATTGGCGTACGCTGGACGGTGACGTCGCCCAACACCTCGCCCGGCTTGGTGCCCGCAGGGCGCAGCGTAAGACGGACCGTATAGCCCGGAAGGTCGCTGGCCAGCAGCAAATAGCGCTCGGCCTCGAAGCGGTTGAACACCGGGCGCTTGCTGAGCTTGTTGAGATAGGCCGCGATGATCCGTTCCGCGCCATTGGCGTTGCCGCGGACTCGCACTTGCGCCAGCCGCGCCATCACCACCTGAAACCGCACTGTGCCGTCGGTGATCTTCTGTTCCGGCACCTGCACGGCAGCAATGTAGCCCGCGGCCCGCAGCTTGGCCGCCGCCCGGTCGCGGATTTCGCAGACGATCGAGATCGGCTGTTCAGTGCCGGTCAAACCGACATATCTGTCCGCCATGGCCGCGCCGGACAAGCCCTGCAGGCCGTCAAATTCGACGCCGCGCAGGGTTAGACGGACGTGCTTGAACTCCGGCGTATCGAGCGCGCAAGGGCTGCGTTCGAGCTCGGCATCGACTTCCAACCGGATGGCGCGATCACGGCGCAGGTCGGCGTCCGGCCGGGTCACCTCCTCGCGTGTCGGCGGGGCGGCCTGCGGCGGAACGGGCGGCGGCGCCTGGGCGGCAACGGACGCCGCGGGAACGGCAAGCGCAAGAGTGGCGGAGCGGAGCATCGCCGCCCGTGCGCTGGTCTTGCGGCGTCCCTGCAATGCCATCCGCCAGACCTCCCCCTGCCAGCGACCAGCGGCCCTTTGCCTAGCCTATAGCAGAAGCGCGGATTTACACACCCACCGCCCGCGAAAATCGGGAAGCGACGGCGCGTCGCCCACCGCTGTCATGCGGCTAGGCTTCGAAGCGGCCCCGTAGCGCATCCAGCGACGCGTCGTGGGTCAGGTCGAGATGGAGCGGCGTCACCGTGACGAACCCGTCGACGATGCCTTCGAGATCGGTCGAATGCGACGGGGTCTGAACCATCGGGCCAAGGCCGAACCAGTAATATTTGTATCCGCGCGGGTCGGTCCGCTCGACGATCCGCAACCGCCCGTAATCGCGGATGCCCTGCCGGCACACGCGGATGCCCTTCACCTCTTCGGGTGAAAGCGCGGGAAAGTTGACGTTGATCAGCGTGCCGGGCGGCGGCGCATAGGTTAGCAACGGACCGAGCGTCGTTTCCGCCCAGGCTTCGGCGGCCGCGAACGGCACCGTGTCGCCCATTCCCTCGCGCGAATAATTCTGGCTGAGCGCGATCGACGGTACGCCGGCCAGAGCGCCCTCCATCGCGGCAGATACCGTGCCCGAATAGGTCACGTCCTCGGCAAGGTTGGCGCCGCGATTGATTCCGGACAGGATCAGGTCGGGCGGCGAATCCTTCATGATATGCGCCAGTGCCAGCATCACCGCGTCGGTCGGCGTGCCGGTGACGGAGAAGCGGCGGTTGTCGTGGCGCCGCACGCGCACCGGCTGCGTAAGCGTCAGCGAATGCCCCGCACCCGACTGCTCTTCAGTCGGCGCGACCACCCACACGTCGTCGGAGAAAGCGCGAGCGACGGTTTCGAGAAGGTCGAGCCCGCGGGCGTTGATCCCGTCGTCGTTGGTAAGGAGGATCCGCATCCTCGCCTCATAGCGAGCGGCAGGCGGGCCGCAACCGATGCTTATCAAAGGAGAATTGCGCCAATTCGGCAACAGCTTGTGGATTTCGGGGATGGACGTCCGTCAGCGCTTGTTAAGCGATATGGGCTTAATTATAGGCGCCGTCGGGGATTACCGGCTTTCCAGGTCTAAGTCCCGGGAAAGCCTTGTTGAATCCGCCACCGGCTGTACCGGGTGGCCCGGTCGCAGCTGCGGCGGCGGGCTATTGAGGGAACCGGACGGCGCAAGCTCCCGGGACCGGTGGGAGGGTTCAAGATGGCGACTGCGCTCAAAGATATCTTCAACGAACAACCGGTCCCGTTCGACCGCATCATCGTTCCGGAAGGCTATGGCCCGTCCGACGGCGAAGAGTTCATGTGCGACCTGCATCGCGCCTACTTCCTCAAGAAGCTGCGCGAATGGAAGGAAGCCATCGTCGAGGAATCGCGCCAGACCATGGCCCAGCTCCAGGTCGACTCGCTGCGCGAGCCGGACATCGCCGACCGCGCGTCGAGCGAGACCGACTGGGGTATCGAGCTTCGCACCCGCGACCGCCAGCGCAAGCTGATCAGCAAGATCGATGCCGCCGTGCGCCGTCTTTACGAGGGCGAATATGGCTATTGCGAAGTGACCGGCGACCCAATCTCGCTGGCCCGGCTCGAAGCCCGCCCGATCGCGACCATGACATTGGAAGCGCAGGAGCAGCACGAGCGCGTCGAGAAAGTCTCGCGCGACGACTGAGCGCGGGTTTGGTCACGCAATCTGACACTTGAGGGCGTGGCGGCGACCGGGTCGCCGCCTAACCGGCTCCGCTAGTGCTCGTAGTGGCCGGCCAGCTCGTCCTTGAGCCGGAGCTTTTCTTTCTTGAGTTGATGGAGAAGATCGTCATTCGGGTGCGACCGATGCTCCTCTTCGTCGATGATCGCGTGGAGCGCTGCGTGCTTGGATGCGAGCGTGTCGGCTTCAACCTTGTCCATCTGTGCATGTTCCTTTCGTGCAAACGCGGTGACAGCGCAGTCAATAAAGCATGTTTCCGCGCCTTTGTCTTGCGGCTGTCACATCCGTCCGTCGCGGCGTAACCGGCGGCCCATCGCGGGTTTACGGCGAGCCGAGTTTGTCCCGCGTTGGGACAATTTGAGCGTCTCCGCGGCACTTTGCGGCTGCATTTCGCGTTTTCCCTTCGTGCATAAAATGACAGTTTGAAGCGATGGAAAATTCCTACGAACAGGGCGAAGCCGAAATCCGCATCACGCCGCGGCTGGTCGACTCCTTCTACACGGAGGCGATGCTGCTGGCGGACGAGGCGCGCTCCTATTTCGACGACGCCGGGCGCGACGACCGGTGCGCGCTGGACCCGTTCGTCCGCGTCAACTTTGCCTGCGAGTCGCTCAAGGTCACGACTCGCATCATGCACATCGTCGCCTGGCTGCTGACCCAGCGCGCGGTGGAAAGCGGCGAGATCGCGCTTCGCGACGGTCGCCGTCCGGAACGGCGTCTGGGCCATGCGCAGGAAAGCGACCCGGAAATCGTCGCCCGCCTGCCCGAAGCGGCACAGCGGCTGGTGAGCGCCAGCACCGATCTGTACGCGCGGGTGAAGCGGTTGGACGAAGGCAGCCTGATCGAGGAGCCGGCCGCAAGTCCGGCGCGTGCCCTGATGGGGCGGCTCGAACGCGGCCTTGGAGGCCAGGTCGCCTAACTGCTAGCATCCTCGCCGATGCACAGCTTCACCTTCAAACCCGGGCCCACCGTCATCGCCGGCGCCGGCAAGGCGACCGACCTGGCCGCGCTCCTGCCCCCCGGCCCCACCCTGTTCGTCACCGACACCCAGCTGATCGAACTCGGCCTCACCGGCGCCTGCCGTGAAGCGCTTGCGCAGGCGGAGCGCTCGCCGGTGGTCTTCGACGCTGTCGAGGCCGATCCGTCCCGGGCCACGCTTGAGCAAGCCGTCGAAGCCGGGCGGGCGGCCGGCGTGCGCTCCGTCGTCGGTTTCGGCGGCGGCAGTCCGATGGACGTCGCCAAGCTGGCCGCTTACCTGCTCGGCTCCGGGGACGATCTTGACGGCATCTGGGGAGTCGACAACGCCAAGGGGGCGCGCCTTCCGCTGGCGCTGGTTCCGACGACTGCGGGGACCGGGTCCGAAGCCACGCCGATTTCGATTATCACCTGCGACGGCGGAGTGAAGATGGGCGTCGTGTCGCGGCCGCTGGTCGCCGACTGGGCGGTGCTCGATGCCGAACTGACGCTTGGCCTGCCCCGCCACGTCACTGCCGCCACCGGCATCGACGCAATGGTCCATGCGATCGAGTCCTATACTTCGGCGCGGCTGAAGAACCCGATGTCCGACCAGCTTGCCCGCCAGGCACTGCAGCTGCTCGGCGGCAACCTGCTCACCGCCTGCGAAGAGCCGGGCAACGTGGCGGCACGCGAGGCGATGCTGCTTGGCGCCCATCTTGCCGGGCTGGCCTTTGCCAACGCACCCGTCGCTGGCGTCCACGCCCTCGCCTATCCGCTCGGCGGGCTGCACCATTTGCCGCACGGCGTCAGCAACGCGCTGATGCTGCGCCACGTGCTCGCCCATAACAGCGAGGCCGCACGCGACCATTATGCCGAGCTGGCCGAAGTCCTCGTCCCCGATTGCGCCGGACAAGGCAGCCAGGCGCGCGCCGCGTTGCTGATCGAAACGCTCGACGACCTTGCGACCCGCTCCGGTATCCCGCTGCGCCTGCGCGACTATGGTATCGCGTTCGAAGAGGCGCCGCGGCTGGCAAGCGAGGCGATGAAACAGGAGCGTCTGTTGATCAACAATCCCTGTCCGATCGATGAGACCGACGCCCGGCGCCTCTACGAGGCCGCCTGGTGAGCCGCGAGACTCCGGCCCGGCGCGACGAGTTCGCCGTGTGGCGCGACATCTCCACACGCTGGGCCGACAACGATGTCTACGGACACGTCAACAACACCGTCTATTACACGTGGTTCGACACGGCGGTGAACAGCTGGCTGATCGAACAGGGCATGCTCGACATCATCGGCGGCAACCCGGTCGGACTCGTCGTCGAGACGCGGTGCAGCTATTTCGCGCCGCTATCTTATCCGCAGGCGGTCGAGGCCGGGCTGCGCGTCGCCAAGCTCGGCACGTCGAGCATTCGCTATCGTATCGGCATCTTCGCCAAGGGCGCGGATAGCGCGGCGGCGCAGGGCGATTTCGTCCATGTTGTGGTTGATCGGCAATCGCGGCGGCCGGTACCGATCCCCGATCAGTGGCGCACGAAACTGGACGCGATCAGCTAGCGCACAGCCGCGCTTTGGCGGCGGCATATTCCGCGACCAGCGTGTCGATGTACGCACCGGCGCCCTGTACCTTGCGGATGGCACCGATGCCCTGCCCCGATCCCCAGATATCGCGCCACGCCTTGGCCTTGGTCGATCCGTCCGACCCGAAGCCGGTCGGCAACGCCTCGAGCTTGTCGAGCGCGTCCGGATCGAGCCCGCTGCGTTCAATCGACGAGCGCAGGTAATTGCCCGGTATCCCGGTAAACAGCGCACTGTTGACGATGTCGGCGGCCCCGCCTTCGACGATGGCATTGCGGTAAT encodes:
- a CDS encoding DUF1465 family protein, which translates into the protein MENSYEQGEAEIRITPRLVDSFYTEAMLLADEARSYFDDAGRDDRCALDPFVRVNFACESLKVTTRIMHIVAWLLTQRAVESGEIALRDGRRPERRLGHAQESDPEIVARLPEAAQRLVSASTDLYARVKRLDEGSLIEEPAASPARALMGRLERGLGGQVA
- a CDS encoding YdcH family protein, whose protein sequence is MDKVEADTLASKHAALHAIIDEEEHRSHPNDDLLHQLKKEKLRLKDELAGHYEH
- a CDS encoding ShlB/FhaC/HecB family hemolysin secretion/activation protein — protein: MALQGRRKTSARAAMLRSATLALAVPAASVAAQAPPPVPPQAAPPTREEVTRPDADLRRDRAIRLEVDAELERSPCALDTPEFKHVRLTLRGVEFDGLQGLSGAAMADRYVGLTGTEQPISIVCEIRDRAAAKLRAAGYIAAVQVPEQKITDGTVRFQVVMARLAQVRVRGNANGAERIIAAYLNKLSKRPVFNRFEAERYLLLASDLPGYTVRLTLRPAGTKPGEVLGDVTVQRTPIYSDINIQNGGSKILGRWGGFARAQAFGITGLADRTTIGVFSTADFSEQTTMQVGHDFALGDRGMRAGGMFTYARARPSIEGPDDLTARTLLSTLQVDYPIVRKLDRTIRGSVGIDIADQDVDFVGERIARDRLRTAFLRLGIEARGTDFSADRNPSEPPWRVYAQADLRKGVDMLGATEPCPAAGCTSGTPQSRLNGLSTATVVRTLLQGEYRPLPKLTFAIAAQAQYSWKPLLSFDQFAAGNYSVGRGYDPGSLLGDRGFGARSEIRYGSTVPADAKDAAIEGYVFYDWVTVDSVGPPLIAGRDHLASAGIGARGTYDRFVLDAVLAVPLTRIGFDEKRPDPRLLISVTTRLWPWTYE
- a CDS encoding acyl-CoA thioesterase, translated to MSRETPARRDEFAVWRDISTRWADNDVYGHVNNTVYYTWFDTAVNSWLIEQGMLDIIGGNPVGLVVETRCSYFAPLSYPQAVEAGLRVAKLGTSSIRYRIGIFAKGADSAAAQGDFVHVVVDRQSRRPVPIPDQWRTKLDAIS
- a CDS encoding CHAT domain-containing protein; this translates as MVKPAVAAVALASFAWAIGVWAAPISVRDSFRIGSAGSSYCSAQPVATDPALVGMFDAGYAITCRDAALPVGKLYLLRSEGASARLAGLRTRTATCKPAGRGAIEQLGEVSISNCTLNDVPVTYRTYEFRRGNTLYIAEGLAGYDSALRLGLRSLVADAAVDGEVSIAMTGAGDPAAFARVQAGTLDPTRALSEAYRRNNVGSYADAAEFFAAVGSAETAPISRAEALINEALQKSNLGRFQEADALFARADEQVFGDPIDGRRLRNYRAMHLLNQSQPDAALVELAKPMPAFAARSAEQDETRPSIDSVTSQRLNSEAGVGQQLGGASDDLTPEEKGEILDGQALQLRGTSLRLQGNFGGARDALGEADTKLAAVRGGRVASIAWMRSQIVGDLGALAEQTGNIAEADRQFRQAVIILETNYPGSAALLNARARFAGHLARSGNVTEAETVFREIVKSHGDASTLPPSFARVLRPYVDILLKDGATPAEGAEIFAATQLMMRPGLAQTQAILARELNGGTGEASRLFRQAVSLTRQVERTRISLTRMEALATPTATEAARTAALRVDLDTARKAALATQSSLADYPRYRAVTSDIITLDELQKALRPGEAYYRMTVVDEGIYAFLATPTSAGVVKLPVTAGELEAQVKTLRESIVTVERGQQVTYAYDIPMAHKLYGDLFAPFAAEIARTKHLIFEPDGAMLRMPANALITDRSSVDRYAARVAANPDSDFDFTGLAWLGRDRDVSTAVSPRSFVSLRNAPPSAGDKAYLGLGHNSVPAGRAAGPQDAIDVNCMLPLASWQRPISARELKIAGDILAREGSRGVDVVTGDAFTDTAIEARDDLKDYRIIHFATHGVVTAPRPQCPTQPALLTSFGPKGSDGLLTFREIFDLDLDADVVILSACDTAGTATAVATQSAGLATGGDVALDGLVRAFVGAGGRLVVASHWPVPDDFSATERLVAGLFAASPGTPTVTAMRLSQAKLMDDADTSHPFYWAAFAIVGDGEAPLVRSKAR
- a CDS encoding PepSY domain-containing protein; amino-acid sequence: MIARKTHKWLGLFIGLQVVIWSLSGLYMTVVHIDTIHGDHLVRAGRQHSVTASSLADPVVLAAANDAQSIRLGWLEGKPIYIARGESGEIALDARNGARIPPPDEAAIRKLATSNYTGRDPIASADLITDIPGEIRGRTPPLWRVEFNHWNKPTFYLSPVSGELLSRRHELWRIFDFLWMLHIMDYDERENVNNTLLRIFTWGAVLMALSGAWLLLYAFPKKKKKAAPR
- the dksA gene encoding RNA polymerase-binding protein DksA, translated to MATALKDIFNEQPVPFDRIIVPEGYGPSDGEEFMCDLHRAYFLKKLREWKEAIVEESRQTMAQLQVDSLREPDIADRASSETDWGIELRTRDRQRKLISKIDAAVRRLYEGEYGYCEVTGDPISLARLEARPIATMTLEAQEQHERVEKVSRDD
- a CDS encoding PepSY domain-containing protein is translated as MIIKSIWLRKIHKWVGLVIGLQFLIWAISGAAMALISMDEVAGGDMAEPAQPPPIPGASGWAQVQRQLGDEPITAVAIRALPDRQLIQATTDRGIKLFDAGSGEPVSIDRSSAAAIAKAMHPEGSTPLRVMPLSKLTLAVREHELPIWRVDFADQKNSSYYVSGTTGELLERRNESWRLWDFFWMLHNMDYAQRTSFNHPLIIMVGFAMAWLAATGFWLLFRTMWRHDFAQFRRATSFGRREAAKLGD
- a CDS encoding iron-containing alcohol dehydrogenase, with the protein product MHSFTFKPGPTVIAGAGKATDLAALLPPGPTLFVTDTQLIELGLTGACREALAQAERSPVVFDAVEADPSRATLEQAVEAGRAAGVRSVVGFGGGSPMDVAKLAAYLLGSGDDLDGIWGVDNAKGARLPLALVPTTAGTGSEATPISIITCDGGVKMGVVSRPLVADWAVLDAELTLGLPRHVTAATGIDAMVHAIESYTSARLKNPMSDQLARQALQLLGGNLLTACEEPGNVAAREAMLLGAHLAGLAFANAPVAGVHALAYPLGGLHHLPHGVSNALMLRHVLAHNSEAARDHYAELAEVLVPDCAGQGSQARAALLIETLDDLATRSGIPLRLRDYGIAFEEAPRLASEAMKQERLLINNPCPIDETDARRLYEAAW
- the surE gene encoding 5'/3'-nucleotidase SurE; its protein translation is MRILLTNDDGINARGLDLLETVARAFSDDVWVVAPTEEQSGAGHSLTLTQPVRVRRHDNRRFSVTGTPTDAVMLALAHIMKDSPPDLILSGINRGANLAEDVTYSGTVSAAMEGALAGVPSIALSQNYSREGMGDTVPFAAAEAWAETTLGPLLTYAPPPGTLINVNFPALSPEEVKGIRVCRQGIRDYGRLRIVERTDPRGYKYYWFGLGPMVQTPSHSTDLEGIVDGFVTVTPLHLDLTHDASLDALRGRFEA